DNA from Brassica napus cultivar Da-Ae chromosome C4, Da-Ae, whole genome shotgun sequence:
agcagggggtaggaactcaactgcagcctctgaaagtagagcagtcaggccgatctgaggcaggtggcagtagagtgttttcttcgctcggtcctggaatacgtagacgtaaggaccatcccgatggatcctcgagtggggaccagctatgaactccttacttactagagaaatgacatccaggtagttccaagcaatgttgttcgatctgtccagtgctacctgatggttctcgcagtctacacccacatgtgtaaggatccgagtaatcactgcaccaaatccacatgcactgctcttggatttggttacattccccttgtatcctgctaagtttgcggccagcaccgctcccatgttgaaggcagtagcaggtgggaatgtagagtttccaaatgccggtagcaaatgcctcacaccttggtacaggaggcacaactcccattgcgtgactgatgcggctgtggttgtcccgtatagcaatgagccaatgaggcgtgtggcatatctcagtactgggctccggataagtgactcttttgcctgagaagatctataaacccatgtgccaatcgtttcccagaagttcaacagctctgaagtccgataaagaccagatgtcctctcccctgcactcaatccaaatagtccgcagaggtctgtgaaagatacctcaaagtatactttctgcactacgaatgccagaaaaccttcctgatggctatcatcgggatggcagacgtatgcggatgctatgaactggcgtaccaactccggataagtgggttcgttgaggttgcatagttggcctagacccatgttctggaacagcccttcaatgtctgatttgattcccaatattgtcatcgtctcaggacatgctagttgtgtagccggaacggctaccttcttcatgttgttgtagtgggtggtatcagacttatcccacatctttggcctttgcttctctcgctgagacgaaccctcttcttgtgtgttcttctttactgatgttttcgtgcgcttcattctctacaaaataaaaTCTTTGAAACAAGTGAGTATGCAGTatatgttttgataaaaaacaagcaagttgtgataaaaaaaccaaattgaaaaaaattctcaatccctaaatcatctcaaatcatgttccaaacttgttgatcacagacaattgtgttctattccacgTTTAAACATCtctttcatgcatatttgatcaaggaatcaacacggaaataagaaattcacaaaacccaaaaaattgctcaagaacacgatttgagaatgtggagattcgcggagtatacctgtcttagggtgaaaacgagtgtaggaatcaggtagagctcgaaaaatcaaggggaatagagcccaaaattgttcaaatcggatgattatagagagagaaaaaggggggggggtgtcgaattataggggaaatcggaggggatgagagttttgaggttttgatccaaaaagttcgggttttgccttataattatgtttcccgcacacgcatcgatcgatccgtttttgtacaaatacgcatcgatcgatccgtttataaaaaaacttacgagATTTTCcgaagatattccgaggaacgcttgagattttgttagatcgatcgatggtataatctaatcgatcgatcacattgttacggctttcgtccatcttagtgatcgatcgatgcgtttttggaaatatatacatcgatcgatccatttataaaaaaacgtacgagattttccgaggacattccgaggaacgcttgagattctcgatcgatcgatgggataatccaatcgatcgatcacattgttacgctttggtccatcttagtgatcgatcgatgcatttttggatatatatacatcgatcgatccgtttagaaacaaaaattgacgtattgaaaccccaaacactagttcctcgaaatttcctcggaatattatgacggaattccgaggaaacttttcttcctcggaataatccgaggaaattccgaggaaattccgaggaaatagggtttttaaaccgaaaacaacgttttgcggtttgaataacacctatataacccttattaagtgtcttacgttcattatgaagtcaaaaatttgttccttaccgtataattaacacttttccgattgtatgaacgaaatcccacaacataagagaaacacttataccttttgaTGAACGGtatagggaatactttcaattagttttgaaatttgttatttcatggtttatgatcatctatacaaagaaacatcaatggtatgcattacaattgtataagaaatgaaatacggcaaaaaaaatcgatgttttgaaaccccaaacactagttcttcggtatttcctcggaatattccgagaaaattccgacggatattttactatccgtcggaatgtccttggaatattttcattttaccaggcaaatatttcgcgaaaattgaaattggaattccgaggaaattccgacggaaactatccgtcggaccctaggtttaataaccacgagccccttcttcttccccatttctttcttcttcctctgcgcgactcctctcttctctccggcgatttccccctgaaatccgacgatatctccggcgatttccccctgaaatccgacgatatctccggcgatctcccccttctcttacacaaatcatgtaaggaccctatcccactctcttaggttctatttgttaggtttttgtgtagttttgatagatttttgttagggtgattggttaggattgtgatttggttgtataataggtttagaattgtgatttggttgaataatttgttttgttgaattgatttagaatttttttatattttttttatttttttgtatttataaaatcgatttttgtattttacaaaacgatttttctatataaattcgattttttggattttacaaaaaaaaaaatttgtatataaattcgatttttttgattttacaaaacattttttaatatctataaaacttttttttgtgattaaaaactattatttgggatttaaaaatatttttaatatatatatatatgtatattattaaaactattttttgtaattattaaactgttttttatttattaaaactattttttgtttattagaactatttttatatatttattaaatatttttaatatctataaatcttttttgtgattaaattatttgggagtttttttaaaaaaaaaaattaatttatatatttctgaatttattaaatatatttttttaatttacatgtctcatgatgatcagatccggcctcgacagcgtcgtggtcgtggtggtacggggagccagtctcgggattccagccattttgaggattccccttcgccccacagctccaaccatacatctccctctgctgcgcccgctcctgctcctctcgctcccgctgctgcatccgctcctgctcctccgggtcctccgggagtgataagtgttgcggagttggttcaacagcccggtcgtgaccatcttccgtatctcactccgtatccacatggacggggtcaaacatggtaattaaactttttttttctttaaatttggattcattattaaccgtttgttctttttattaggttcaaccgatccgggaacaggatcagcgcatggatcaaccgtatgatgtactcggccctcgacaggggacatccgactttcactcacttccctaccgacaagcaggttctgtggttttgtcagtttgcggtaagtattctaattttttacttatatttttaatctttaatataaattttctactaattgtgtttttttcagcaagagttcaactggaattccgatgagacgctctttatctatcaccacttcgtccataaagttatggacaactatgggaagcagatccacgagtggaagaagaagtgggaaatcaataaggttcgatttaatttattaaacaaatttttaatttattaaactattttttaatttaataaacttttttttttattaaaaggtctcaaagtcgatgaacgacacggtctggaaggagttgtgtgcgcattgggataaggaagagacgaaagaaacttcttccaccaactccaccaaccgtaggagcgaccgtaaaggaaagggcatctacaagcataacttgggtgctcaatctattgccactctgggagatcgcatggtaagttcaaccgtttttcttcaattatttgagtttcagaattttaatttattgtgcatttcttctaatttctaatgtttctttaatttatgttttgtttcaaggcagaagaaaatgatggcgagccggttgatgatctcgccctaatgaggagggcgtataccaacaagaagaccagccagattgatgacggtcttgtgagggacgtggtcgacctggtccaaactccggtggtagacgaagtgtctcagcttcaaaccgaggatgacgcttcgacggcttcgaccaacttgtcccggtttcgaatcaacgaaatcgttgaatccgtaagttctttttttaaaaagttcaattcatttaattcttggtttaaatttgtaaatttggctattttctattcagtcggttccaaagaagaagggacgtttggtcggttcgggtcgtcgcacccggtcggttcctccttcttctgcaccaccgccctttgttgatccagaagtacttacggctcagttgaaggacaaggatgatcgcatatctttgttggagacccaggtggcggctcaacaggcgggctatgaggcacagaggaggctgaaccagcaaatgatggagatgatgcagaggatgtacccgaacgaggtgttcccggacgttccagacccgtagttttttttttccaaaaactcggaatgttttatttttatttgtgaaactttgaatattaattaatatgatttcaattttaattttaattttatattttcgaatttaaatttcaaaatttttattttttaaaaaaaattaatattttttacattccgaggaaattaattatattttttactcgatcgatcgatgagtttttggacatatatccatcgatcgatccgtttataaaaaaacgtttggaatataccgaggaacattccgacgaagttctccctcggtatattccgaggagatttccgacaaactagtgatcctcggaatttcctcggaaatttgtttcctcagaattccgtaGGAAAaatccgagggatttccgaggaaagaagaaattccgaggaattatttctgaggacttgtttcgtcggtatgtcgtcggaataacgttattccgacgaaattccgacgattttttccctcagtatccttgctgttttcttgtagtggtagtACAATACCCTaatctaattttaaaactatgtcttttaatatattttgtctaAACTATAGAACACTAAtataaaagtaattaaattttgaataaaatagtCGAATCATATCAATTGTTTATAAAAACAGTAAATTTAAAACAGTAAAagtatagttatttttttttacgttttgCCATGCAAAATCATTCATTAAACGAAcataatcaaatatttaatcataGCAGTCTCTATTGATAACAAAATCAATCCATGTAAGTTCTTGTGTGGCATGTTATAccacaaataacaatttatcaatttaaacttaaaaaaaaattatatgtggTAAATGATATTAAAGTATTCAATAATACACACTAAACAATTTATGTGTGCTAGATAACAATccttcatttaaaaaaaaaaaatatatatatatatatatatatatatatttaataggcCTTTTAGTATTATCTCTCGTAAAAGTTTTAGGTCTATTAACAAATGATCACCAATTATATTCGAATACATACCATTTTAAAGAAGTTTCCAGATTCAAACATTATGCCttcaaattatcatatttaaaaatgtacaataagtatattttaactagattttattttttttttatctataaacattactaaaaataaaactaaaataaatgatttggTTATTCTACTTCTAAATAATATAGCTCATGAATTATTTATTCAATTAGTGATTTAAAGTCatttattaatgttttgtaatctatcaaattttaaaattctaagaTAGTTTAAGTCGATAGATTTTAAAATCTCTGCAGTATGCATTGGATTTTGAGTTCAATCATTTATTCATGAGACTCTATAAAAATGATTTGAAATcaattcaaaatacaaaaagaaaaaaaattcttaaagttgAATAACTCTAGATTTTAAAAACTGGATTTAAATCATTCATTGAATAacactatattttaaaatagaatttataatcatcatTCGAATAACAGTGAATTGTGTTtggatttaaactatattaaaaacatgattgaataacaccaccttatataatattttattacaaagaTCCATTTGGAGTCGATTTCAGAAACATGGGTGAGAAGAGGTCTTTTAGAGATGTCAATCTAAGTCTCATATCGAAAGTTTAGACAAaaagtgtctaatatataaatatatgtccaattctaattaatatgaagcattttaaaaaaaagtaagtaaATCTATGATGGCTTACCTCTTTAAGTCtaaatttgacaatacaatcGAACAATATAGTGTTGGACATGAATTCACTAAATCCCAACTGTCTTCAATTGTGAGAACTCTCGCCTagctatttattttatgtttcaaCGCTAAAATAacatttgtgtgtgtgtgtttttttcttctaaatcatGAGCTGACTGATTCCCAACTCTAGCAAGTGATATAGCAGCCACTGCAAATGGAGCTCTTGGAAAATTCAGAGAAGAAAGCAAGAAAACGGTTCTGCgttagttgaaaaaaaaaacggttcTGCGGTTGCTGGGCATGGGATCCAGATACGTCATTGTTGCATACACGTAAACGATAACTCTTATTCTTCAGCAGACCCTTTAGTAGAAGAAAAGTTAGATAATGACAATGTTATAAATTTTGGACCTTGCATAATGAACTTCATAGTGTAATTTTTGTTAGGGGTTTGcagatcaaaaataaaaatttgcaaACGAATGAATTTCAGATCAAAGTCTTAACATCtaagtttttaaatttcaaaatgcCAGATCGAAAACACCAATGTCGTctaattattaaattacttaACTAGAAACAAAAACTGCGCTTAATGCGTGTTAGAATCTAGTGTTATgattaaattttggttttggttcggttGATGAATTTAGATTTGATTCAGTTTCGATAGTTTGCTTTGTGTTAGACGGtctagaaagagaaagagacaaAACTTACTGCAGATAATTTGGTAAAATGGAAGGATAGTTTCCAGTAATAGATGTAACTTTTATTGGAGAAGGGATTCTCTCAGGTCGTACTCAGTATCCGAACCATTGAGTTCCAAGTTTTAAAAAGGGTTTCAAGTGTTTTTATCACAATCGGTTTTTGAGATGACCCTCTCATCTCCCTTCAATAGTCTATCATCCTTCCTCTCAGTATCGCCTCCGCCTTACGCACCTCCTTCACCGGTCCAATCACAAATATCTGCACCAAAACCCACAGTAAATACATCTTTCGTTTCTGCCAATTCTATCATTTAATGCAACATATTTTATGTCCAAAGGACTTAAGGCTAACCTTGTCAGGTGGACCCTTTGCCCCTCCGATTAGAATTTCAGCACTGCAAGACACAGAAAAAACATCACTTATATATAGACCAGATGTGGTGTTCAAGTTTGagctacaacaacatgaaggaGAGAGTATATACTTACTTGCAAGCTTCCTTAATGGCGAGGATAGATGCTCCTTTCCTTCCAATCACACGTCCCATCTTTCCTGGTGGAACATCAAGCACTGACAATATTTCTTCTTCAGGACATTGATCTCCGATCTTCAAGTTATCTGAAACAGTTAAACAATCAGTAAACCCATTGGAGCTAGCTTCACCCATTTTCATATTAACTAATTTATCTTGAAGAGGTCATATATGCACACAAACCTGGAAGCGGCGGGACAGTTGGCCAATTAGCAAAATCAGTATCATTCATGCAGCAGAGACACCTACAGTACAAAGAACCACGAACTGCCAGGTGCCATAGTGACCGCTGGTTCAGTTTTCCCATCATTTTGTGATAGAGATACAGAAGGAAGCGGACATCATCTGCGGCTGCACGGATCATGAGCTCAGTCATTGGCCTGTACGTCCAGAACTTTGGGTCCtaaattttgaaagttttaagGACTCATTCATCCATTCTGGAATCATAGTTAGAATTTAAAAGTCAAGAATGGATTTAGAAGAAATGTAACCTGCCGCATGAGCACACgaacttcttctttctcttcataAGATATGCCtacaccaaaaagaaaaaacaaaagtaaaggGATTTATTCACCACCACCAAGTTGTGATATACAAAGTGTTGTTATCATTATTTCAAGGCGCAAGAAATGGACCAGAACAAGAATTTCCAGAAAAGCAGTCTCAACATTTGCTCGTTTGAAACCAGTATAGCCATACTCATAACAAGAATAATAAGATaatcataaataaaactaacatgataataataaaatgtaCCGCAGTAGCGTGGATCAGCAAGGAGGGAAACAAACGATATGTAATCATCTAGAGGTCTTCTCCTGCCTTCTTGTTCTTCTATCAGAGAAAAAGCAATCTGTAGTAgaagatgaaaaaaaacaagatcaAGGTTTTTTCCAAGGCAAGAAATAGCATAGAGGCAAGAGAGTCAAACCGTACTTGAGTGTCCACAACATTGTGCAACCTTATCCCAAACTGAAAGTACAAGGCCTATAGTAGTACGGGAAAAAAAGTTAATAGTTAAAAGACATGCTGTGATGAAGTCTAAAGATACGTAACGAGGCACAATAACAAGTCAAAAGTTGAGACACCTCACTGTCACGTTTGCAATCGTGAATGACTTTTGTGATGTAAGCAGACTCGAGTGCAGGCTTACATGCTTTCATAAGCATCTCTCCACCTTGGATGACATCAACCAGGTATATCGCATTAGGGAACGCAATCTGCCAAGCACAAAATCTCAATCATATGACAACTGAACAAATAAACAGTATGTGGTTTCTCTATGAGTCAGACCTGCATGATACAAAGCTTGCCATGACGGCAGAGGTCAACACCCTCGCAGTCAAAACCAATGACCAGTTTCTTTTCAGGAGAAGGGTTTAAGAAATCAGCAGGGAGTTGCAAAGGCTCTGTCACTATGTGAATAGGAACAGGTGGCTCATTAGCATCTTGCGTCAGTGACCTTCCTCCTCCTGGACAGTTAAAAAACTGAATCATGTCAGTCACTGTAGAGCAACAGTGTTGGATGACAATAAACAAATCGCTGAAAAGTGTATACAATCTAAAAGCTGCAAACAGGGATACTGCTAATGATCTAATCCAACTGATACATTAAACTCTCATCACTTAATCGTATTCCACAGTCCATAAGATCAAAAACAGAAGATTAATCAAATCGTTCTAATCAAGAAACGTATGCGCTACGTCGATGAACACTTTCAGTTTTCGCACCAATACTCGCACATTTCGATCACAGATGAAGTATCGTTTTAACATTTAATCGGTTTGTTAATCAATCAATTGATCAACGGCGAAATCATTTGGAGGTATAAGCAGATCGAGATACGATGAAATAGAAACGAGAAATATGCAGAGAATCAGTAGCGAAGGGTTTGGTAGGTGGGATGATTCGAAAGCTGAGTAAGAATCGGAGGATCAAGGGAAAGGAGAAAGCGAATCGGAGAGGGAATAAAGGCACCTGGCTCGGGAGGGATCGGGACGTGAGTACGCTGAGTTGGAGAAGACGACGCCATTTCGATCACGGCATCGAAGCGACTCACCTGTTTGTTTTTTATTCAGTGTCAACGCAATTCGATTCGGGTTTGGTGGAAATGGACGGCATTTGGGCTGGGCTTTACTTGAATCAGAGCCCAACTAATAGTCCGCCCCTTTCgatataattaaaaaacttCTGAGACACGTCTCGTCTATACAGTATTGATAATAACCTTTTTAGTTGCCGTGACTTTTTGTAACGTTGCATTATTGTTGaatacatttataataaattatactctctccattttttatatttgccgttttaaaagatttttttgttccaaattatttgtcgttttcaattttttatgtaaaatttatcaCTAATTAATGTTAGATCACCAATGatattataatttctattttattattagttaaattgtagttagataaataattaatgatgttttttttagaaaattaaacgTTTTTTAATCTACTTCCACAATCCTAaagagtaaaatataaaaagactGAGGAGTATATAGCGTCGAAGAGCAAGTAACATCCAAAATTGTAGTATTGAATAGATAATATAAAAGTCACTTAAACTAGCacacaaaaatatgaaaagtcaACAATTTTTGTTCTATTGATGACATTATAAAATCCTACTACACTAGAATGGATAAAGCTGCAGCTGAAGCTGACTTAGTGGCCGgaactaattatttttcttgCTATGCCGAGGACTAACTAAGCGGCTTCTGTTAACCTGCCTAGGTTGAAGGTCATCGGACATGGCCGACGGTATTTTGAGTTCTTTCAAGATCGTAGAATTTGCTTTTCTTGCCAACTTATTATTGAGGATGAGAACCTTTTCGTTTTCCAAATCCAGCCTCAAATACCCGGTGCTACACTCCTCTATGACTTGACTTAGATGCTTCAGATTATCCACTTCGATTCCATTCACTTTCTTCACCTGTTTCCATTTCCAATGTATTTATACTTTTATTCAGATGAAACTCTTCtagtaaattaatatttaatttctgttttaaaataagCTTTAATCTGAACTTAAAGAGTAAGAGtaaacaataaatacattaccTGCAAATCTTCAAAACTGGCGTATCCTGCGTTGATGTCATCCTCTAAGATCTATAGCAGAAACAAAACTTTACTTTTAGCCCAAGTTATCCTCATTCACACGTTATGTTTTTTAAGTAAAATACTTTGCTTAGAAAAGGAATGCATAAAAAGGACAAACCTGAGAAATGATTACTATCTGTTCACTGGCTTTCTTGGGCATCTTTTTGGAAGAACACTCGCACATATAAGAGCTATCAATGTATGGTTGGGATAGAGGTACAAAAAGAAACCCTCCGTATATATAGTAACTTCGCATCTTGTCAAAATTATGCAATGGAACTAGCGGTTTCACCTGCGCACAATAGATAATCCATAACCTTGTTCACATGATAGTATCTAAAAAATGTGAACCACCAATTAAACTATAGTAGATGTCACAAAACTGTTTAGTTAAAATGTGAAGGAAGACTTACAGGTTTTAGACCGACGTTGAACTCACACTCTTTTCCCTCTCTTAACACTTTAATTAGAGCTGTTTCAGATGGTTTCTTCATAGAGACCAAATGCTTGAAATCTACGGTGTCCTGGTTAAGAAACGGAACTGTGCACATGTGGAAGGTTCAGTAAAACAcattgaaaaattatatatgcaATACTAGTACCTTTACTATCATTTCCTATAGGAACACCATCAATGGCCAGAATAACATCATCCTTTTTCAGAAAGTTGTAAGCATCGGACAGCGGGTTTATTTCGTTTACAAGAATCCCTGTCATATCTTTGCTCATCTTGAAATAGTCACGAATTTGTGCATTCCCCATCATCTGATATGATATATTCATTGAGCCGAAACTaacatgtttttcttcaacACAGTCTAAAAAGTGCTTAACTACTGGAGTTGGAATCATGTAACTGCAGGTGAAAATAATATAGTTAGTTAGACCTTTTATTTGTAAGGtcaagaaacaatttttttttgaaatatagttATGCTTATTATGAATAAACTGTAGATAAATTCAATCTTGAAATCTGCAACTGGACTCACCCAATACCATCGGACCAGaacaaaccttcaaatgctacACCAGCCACTTTGTTTCCCAAAAATACAGGACCACCACTATTTCCAGAATTGATAGCTGCATCTATTTGTACTGTGAGTAGCTCTGTCGAGCTGTGACTATATTCTTTTAGTTCAACTCTCGACACAACACCTTTTGTAACGGATATACTGTCACCACCTGCATCATATAATCATGTAAACTTACACGCATAAATTTCCTGCCTTTATATCTTCTAATTTCTTCTTGAGATATTTTATATTCAGTATGATAATCTAAAAACAATTACCACAAGGATAGCCAACAAGGTGCACCTCTTCCTGCAGCTTGGGTACGTCTCCAAGCTCCAAAAAGTTCATTCCCTCCCAAAACTCATCGTTATCGACCTCCAAGATGGCTAAATCACATTCATGCCCAATCATTCGAACTTTTGCTTTGTACTTGGTGGCTGAACCGTGCTTTTGTACTTTAACCGATGTGTGATTATCCACCACATGCGCATTTGTAATAATCTTCTTTCCCGATATTAAAAATCCTACAGCAATTCCACTCCAAGTATCAAAAACCAACTCAAATCTATTACTACATGTTACAATTATAAGTCTTAATATTAATGTGAGTTTttgtaatatatgtaaaataaattagtaaataCCAGAGCCAGAGCATTCATTCTGCATACTAATCTGCCAAGGTTGAAAAAGTCTAGGCTTGCTAGAGACGGT
Protein-coding regions in this window:
- the LOC106401906 gene encoding piRNA biogenesis protein EXD1, translating into MASSSPTQRTHVPIPPEPGGGRSLTQDANEPPVPIHIVTEPLQLPADFLNPSPEKKLVIGFDCEGVDLCRHGKLCIMQIAFPNAIYLVDVIQGGEMLMKACKPALESAYITKVIHDCKRDSEALYFQFGIRLHNVVDTQIAFSLIEEQEGRRRPLDDYISFVSLLADPRYCGISYEEKEEVRVLMRQDPKFWTYRPMTELMIRAAADDVRFLLYLYHKMMGKLNQRSLWHLAVRGSLYCRCLCCMNDTDFANWPTVPPLPDNLKIGDQCPEEEILSVLDVPPGKMGRVIGRKGASILAIKEACNAEILIGGAKGPPDKIFVIGPVKEVRKAEAILRGRMIDY
- the LOC106398200 gene encoding putative protease Do-like 3, mitochondrial translates to MYRSVCTMSRFCCNSSGLVPRFLVVCNNSAPKTATLRYVSSSNLRCFSSKTSTPAPSDTAKDKITSVVNNFSFSSIFQGWMNGLIQQEKEQPVVNEANNTTPSVTHQEKEESSVDEAKNTTPPVTHQEKEESIVDEAKKTTPPSAIDLALNSVVKVFTVSSKPRLFQPWQISMQNECSGSGFLISGKKIITNAHVVDNHTSVKVQKHGSATKYKAKVRMIGHECDLAILEVDNDEFWEGMNFLELGDVPKLQEEVHLVGYPCGGDSISVTKGVVSRVELKEYSHSSTELLTVQIDAAINSGNSGGPVFLGNKVAGVAFEGLFWSDGIGYMIPTPVVKHFLDCVEEKHVSFGSMNISYQMMGNAQIRDYFKMSKDMTGILVNEINPLSDAYNFLKKDDVILAIDGVPIGNDSKVPFLNQDTVDFKHLVSMKKPSETALIKVLREGKECEFNVGLKPVKPLVPLHNFDKMRSYYIYGGFLFVPLSQPYIDSSYMCECSSKKMPKKASEQIVIISQILEDDINAGYASFEDLQVKKVNGIEVDNLKHLSQVIEECSTGYLRLDLENEKVLILNNKLARKANSTILKELKIPSAMSDDLQPRQVNRSRLVSPRHSKKNN